CACCGATTCCGTGGCCACAAACACCGGCACCACCGGCAAGGATGACAACGTTAACAATGGTGACAGCAAGAATGAGAAAGATAGAGATAACAATGATAAGAACGAGAGTAAAGAGTTGGCGGGGCCTCCAGAGCTGGCTGTGTTAGCGTCGGAGGATGGAAATTCGGCTCAGAAACAGCTCATTTCAAGGCTTGATGCCGTGTCACATGAATCTCCGAGCCTCAACCGGCAAGAGGAACAAGTGGTGGCAGTGCCGGGCACACGTGATGAGCCAATGGGGAATGAATCGGAAAAGCCAGTGTTGGACAATAGGGTTAAGATCCGTTTGGCGTCAAGGTCGAAGCAGGAGATGAGGGAGCTTCGAAGAAAGCTTCAGAGTGACCTGGAGATGGTCAGGAGTTTGGTGAAGAGGATTGAAGTTAAGCAGGCGCAGATTGGTAGGTATATTCATTCTCATATGTCAGCCAATGATGGCATCAATAATGTTGGCAGTGGAGCCAAGCGGGTTCACTCAGAGGCAGCTTCTATTGATGTCGGTGTTCCCCGTGAGGTGAACAGGCCTCTGCACCCGTTGAGCATGTCAGTGCTGGATAATAGTCAGGGTTTGAGTGAAAATGTTGAGAAAGAGAAGAGGACACCAAAGGCAAACCAGTTTTACCGAAATTCGGAGTTTTTGCTTGCAAAGGACAAGTTTCCACCAGCAGAGAGTAACAAGAAGTCGAAATCGATTGGGAAGAAGCAAGGCGGGGGAGAATTGGGACATGGCTTTTGGATGGGTACCAAGTTTTACAAGAGTTGCAGCTCTTTGCTCGAGAAATTGATGAAGCACAAGCATGGGTGGGTGTTTAATGCTCCTGTGGATGTAAAAGCTCTTGGGTTGCATGATTATTTTAGCATTGTCAAGCATCCAATGGACTTGGGTACGGTGAAATCAAAGCTGAACAAGAATTGGTACAAGTCTCCAAAGGAATTTGCAGAGGATGTTAGACTTACCTTTCACAATGCTATGACCTATAACCCAAAAGGGCAAGATGTTCATCTAATGGCAGAGCAGCTATTGAAGATGTTTGAAGAAAGATGGGCTATTATAGAATCTGATTATACTCGGGAGATGAGGTATGCGATGGATTATGGGGCGGGACTTCCTACACCTACATCGAGAAATGCTTCTCAATTCCCACCACCACCTCTTGATTTGAGAAGGATTTTGGATCGATCAGATTCAATGACTATCGATCCCAAGTTGAAGCCCATGAGTACCACTCCTTTGGCTAGGACCCCAGCTCCCAAGAAGCCTAAGGCTAAAGATCCCCATAAAAGGGACATGACTTATGATGAAAAACAGAAGCTGAGCACAAACCTTCAGAATTTACCTTCAGAGAAGCTTGATGCAATTGTACAGATTATTAAGAAGAGGAATTCCACACTTTGCCAGGATGATGATGAGATTGAAGTAGACATTGATAGTGTAGATACTGAGACTCTCTGGGAGCTCGATAGGTTTGTAACCAATTACAAGAAGAGTTTGAGCAAGCACAAGAGAAAAGCTGAACTTGCTAGTCAAGCCCGAGCACAAGCTGAGCAGAATGTCCAGGAGAAGGTAAAGCCTTAAATCACATATTCTaacctctttttttatttttggttactGGTgcctcatttttttcttcttttccttacAGATTCAGGCTCCAGTTGTGGCAGAGGTACCAAAGGAAAATACAGCAGGTATAGTTCTTCTAAATATGAGAATTGGTGGCATTTTAGATTTGAATGCCTGCATAAGCTGATAAGCTGAAACATTTTCCCTTTGTGAGCAGATGAAAGAAATGTTCCCACTATGTCACCTGTGCAAGGGGTAAAACGGGTGGACAATGGGAGTAGGTCAAGTAGTTCAAGCAGCTCTAGCAGCGATTCTGGATCCTCTTCAAGTGGTACCTGATATAGTTTTACCATTATTCTATATCATCAGATATCCTTGTTTGTTTTATGTTTGGGCTTTCAGCTatgacttttttatttaaatcaagCTTTTCTCTAATACATACTTGTTTTTGCAGACTCTGACAGTGACACTTCATCAGCATCTGGATCTGATGTTGGGTCACCAAGAACTTGAGCTTATCCTGTGCAGGTAGGATTATTTCCACTTATTTTGTCCCAGAGTTTATATGGTTTCGTGTTCTTCACCTCTCCTATATAGTTCTTCTATTTTTGTACAGAGTCATATTTTTTTACTGTGCGTCTGAGTTCTGAAATTATATGGCATTTTGATGcttatttacaattttgtttGTGTAAGACTTTCTGCGATTGAGATGCAATAGATAATGAATAGTTTGTTCACACCATACAAAAGTGGAGTCAATGGCAGTTGAATATTGGAATTGACCAGAGGTGGTGCTGGCTACCCATGGTTCGGAGAGATTGGTGGGTCAtagatattgttattttgtggGAATCTTGTCAACAAGTTATGCCTCTTTTGTGACCATAGGGGTTATAAATATCAGAAAGCAAACAAGGGTGATATGTCAAGGCCAAACCACATGAGGGCTTATATGCACTTTTGCATACTTGCTGGTAGCTTAGTACCTTTAACTGTAGATTATATTGCATAAGTCGATTCCAATTTGTCAATAATTTAGTGCAAGATGTTTTAGAACTTCGGTGAATTTGAAATAAAGTTATTATACCTAATAGGCATATATAAATGAGATGTGTCTTTCTATGTTCTACATGTGTGGAAAGAGGCCATCCTTCTTTCCTTCTGTGCCTGTGGGAAAGATAAACGACACCATGTTATTGTGTTGTGTAGGTGGTAAGCATATCATTTTTTGTGCTATGTATATTATGCTGATTTGAACTTCAATTATGTTTTATAGTTATATTCACTTAAAATTATAGTTGTATTTAGCTTGGATTTATGATACCTCAAATAATTATGGTATGTATTTAAGTCCTATTGGGTGCTTGATTTGCAAAATGTGTATGGGTGTTCTCACATTGGTTGTAAGGTTAAATTTAGTTTATAAGTGATTCTATGTAAAACCTCATTTTTCCGATAATATTGGGAATATTACCATGAACTTTCATAGAACCAGGTGAAAAGAGTTCCATAAACTTTTAGAAATTCAAACAACAATGATTTATTTAAACCTACAACAACAAAcgtaataatatgatatatcaaaACTAAtcaaacccctaggggttggctcaagtggtaaaggccttggttttggtggtatgctccctctaggtctaaggtttgaattcttttgggtgcaaacaatttctaggggccatcagactgggggattttccccttgaattacctgaggCGCAATTGCTGAAAACTCATTGCCAAAAGCCTATGCACCCCTTGGATTAGTCGAGATGCTGTTCTTGAACACCCAATgccaatgaaaaaaaatatcaaaagtgATCATGAACTTAATAGTACATGAATTTATAATAGTTGATGGGATAAACACTTAATTCAATTTTAACTAGGTCAATGTCTATTTGATTGGCATTGGCTTGCAAATTAGTCATCATCATTGTTTACATAGAAAATGGGTTGACTGTTATTGACTTGGCCATTTTTAATTATCTTTATAAGAAATTTCAACTTCGCAtgtatattgtaaaaatcaaaattctgGGTGGCCTACTACACGTTAATGGTTTTATGCCTGGGTTATGCACTTGCCCCGCACATCTTCATAGGATGTGGACATCGAGCGGACCACATCTGCACATTTACCTTTTTGTTCCAGTACCTTCATATCCTCACCATATGGCCTAAAGAAATAACTTTCGAAAACTGTACATTCATTCATCATcgtactttcttttcttttggtacCCTTCATTTTCATCACGGCATGTACATTTCATATCACAGGATAAGCATACACCATTCAAGCATTTGGAAAATTCATCTTCATAATAATCATAAGGCTTACAAGAAAGTCATAACATTGCAACATATAACTTGGAAAATCCATTTGTGAAAATGtagtattttaatttgaaagatGGAAATTCTTTGTGTTCTCTTTATTTCAATGGTTTTCGGCTATAGTGCTTAATGGAGCTTCAACTCAtgattttctgtttttgttttcttctttatagaatgtaattaggtgttttcttttgtatacttcctgtttgcatgggctttgcctatttcattcaatgaataaaattctttcttacttatcaaaaaagaattGGAAAGAAAAGGCATGATCATACTACTTACTATGCTTCCTTAAGTTCATAAAATGGACACTTGTTTAACAATCATACGTTTCTAATGTTTGTATATTCATAGTCCTTGGTATATTCATATTTCATCGCGTTTCTAATGTTTGTCTTATGCATACTTTTAGACATTGCATCAAATTTGATTTCCTTGCTTAAActtgtttctttttataaaagtgATTCTCTTCATGGGTGATCATATTAATCAAATGCACTGATTAGTATTGGTGAAAGCATCAGGCACACTTAAGCACCAATGCTGCTTAGAGCCTAGGTGCAAAGTGTGACAATCCCACTCTACCATGGCAAGGCCATGACTCTATACTTGTTCTTACCctcttatatatgtattttattttatgcctattttttttaataaagtaaaataatacgTGCCGAGCTCGAACGCATCACGCATATACTCTGAATTTCTAAGCTAATAAAAGGGGAACACCCGATAGACATTCAATTtaacattcattcataaaggactctcagagtccATCATTCATTCATCTAACATAACCAGTTTTAAGTAAAAAGAGACTCAGTCCCTACAGTTCATACAAAAAGGAAGTTTAGTTAAAGTATAAGGAGTTACCATCACCCCGTCATAGAAGTTACACTATTACCATCACCCCCATCATAAAATTTACATCGCACCCGAAGGTACCTTGTCTAAAGGTTAACTCAAATAAACGTCCCCACATGGGACCCATCCTCAAAACATATAAACCATAAGCCATCACCAAAAGAACCGAACTAATAAGGGACTACTAAACATCAGCCTCTCCCTCCTCGGTAATGCCCGGCTCCTCAGCTTCAAAGGATGGCCATTACAGTTTTCATAAATTAACCTtcgttcatttcttttctttctttgcagtCAAGCATTTTCAGTATCTTTACTTAGTCCGAtgcatatgcatttattttggaaaaatagcATTTCATatcatgcttacatataagtAGGACATTAGTTATTTAAAGGAGCATGTATGAAAATCTCATGACTTAGAATCTAcgtgcatgcattaccatatacacatacaaacaattataatcgatagggTGCTTAACATGGGCTACCAataaaggcttgtacataatataggTTCATTTACTCTTTATTTAGAGGAACGCTTGGAAAGAGATATAGAGAGATTCTTTCACAAGAGAATTTTGCGTGGgagcatggtcatagctacttacctcgatctgcTTCAGTTCCTTCAACGTCAGTAGgtcctaatccaataaataataagCGTGTTAATACTCATCTAACATCCTTTAAGCCCCCCTTTAAACGAGaagctaaaatattataaatctaacgtcgTTTTCTATCCTTAGCGTTACCTCAAGTAACTACCATCTCTTGACTAACCCTTACAGGAgtaacataaacataataattaaCCTAGTTAACACATTATTTAATTaagtataaaatagaaaaatagctAGAATAGCCCATTAAGTAACTCAAAATCCTTAGCATCaaagtttataattaaatcattgaacACCCCTTTTAAAACAAGTTTATAGGATTACATAAATCTAAAGACCTCTAGCCTCCTAAGGAAGAAAACATAACaccacttccaaaataaaactcatTGCACAAATGCTCATACCAAAATTATTCCAAGAATCATTTAAGATTTTAGGCAAGCTCATTTGTTAAAAACcctcttttatttcaaaatatataaaagtcaCCACAGCAACACAGCTCCATACATATTCGGTTACTCAAAATAGGCCATAAACATATATACATGAAAGTCACCACATCAACACAGCTCCATACATATTCGGTTACTCAAAACAGgccatagatatatatatatatacacgaaaaTCATAACACCAACACAGCCCCTATACATATTCGGCTAAACAAAACAGGGCATAAATCAGAAGTCTTCTTACCTTAAATATTCACCTCttagaagataaaaacaaaCTTGGAAATCCCAAACTATGAACAACCCAAAATGGGTATAGAAGAGAAGTGTATGGCATGGTTTGGGGaatggaaaaacagtttctttctTTCACTTGGAGGTCGCACGGCTTGAATAATGGAGAGAAATTTTGGTTTTCCTTGAATCGgaagatgaaggaagaagaagagagaaaggaatGCATCGGCTTTGGAGGAAAAGAGAAGACTTGTATTCTTCGGCTTATGACCGATGGAAGGAGAAGggaaaaataaagtttttagtCAAAGCTTATCTTGAAAGTTTGGTGAAGGGACGGACGGCTTGGATCAATTGTGAAAAGATAATTATTCCACCTACCAAATCCAATGGTATAAAATCAATGGGccaattcataaataattaaagttaaaggcttaagagaaaataaattGTGGGTATTAAAAATCATGCTCTTAACTTGTTTTAATAatccacataaaataaaaacacacacatcttaaaataaaataataaaaatctttatcttaaaaaaatatttaacttaaaaaattaataaaatgacgtAAGGACTCACGTAGTAAGACTCGGGTATTACAGTTTGAGAGAACAATTCAGGTTCTTGAGGATATGTTATGGGCATGTGTCTTGGATTTCAAGGAAAGTTGGATAAAATACTTGCCACTAGTTGAATTTGCCTATAATAACATCCACCAAGAGAGCATCAATGCAGCGCCATATGAGGTTTTGTATGGGCGTAAATGTAGATCGCCCCCTTATTGGGACGAGGTTGGTGAGAAAAAGATGCTGGGccttgacttagttcagaataTGCAAGAAAAAGTGGCTATCATCCGGAAGAGACTTGCTTTAGCTCAAGAAAGGCAGAAGAAATATGCCGAACATAGAAAAAAGGAGCTGCACTTTGAAGTAGGACACAAGTTATTCCTACAGGTGGCTCCAATGAGAGGAGTTATGAGATTCGGCAAGAAGGGTAAGTTAACCCCAAGATACATCGGCCCATTCGAGATTCTTGAAAAGATAGGAGGAGTTGCTTATCGGCTTGCACTACCCCTAgagttttcagtcatgcatgaTGTTTTCAATGTTTCAATGCTTTGGAAATATGTGCATGACCCTACACATGTTGGATTATGCACCTCTCTAGGTACATGAAGATTTCTCATACGAGGAAGCACTAGTCCGAATCCTGGATAGGGAGGTTCGAGTACTTCCTAATAGAACAATTCCAATGGTCAAAGTGCTATGGAACCACCACACTTAACAAGAGGCAACCTAGGAGCACAAGGATGACATGAGGGATAAATATCCCACCCTTTTTCTTTGATGTACGTTCAATTTCAAGGATGAgattattttaaggggggagagTTGTAATACCCGAGTCTTACTACGTAGGTCCTtacatcattttattaattctttaagttaaataattttaaaataaatatttttattattttattattttattttaagatggatgtgttttttatttatatggattattaaaataaattgagggTATGATTTTAAgactttacaatatttttctcttaaagtccttaaattattatttttaagaaatagtCCAATTGATTTCCACCATTTGATTGGTAGATGAAGTAAATATCTCCCTACATTAAATCTAAGTCGTTCATTTCACCAAACTTTCAATGTAAGTTTTGACCAAGACTTAGCTCTTTTTACTTTCCCCTTTCCGTCGATCATATGCCAAAGAAGAACACATCTCTTTCTTCCTCCCCTAGCcgacatcttcttcttcttcttcctctctttttcttcttttcatcttcAAACTCAAGAAAAACCAACGCTTTCTCTCCACTTCTTCAAGCCGTGCGAccccaaagaaagaaagaaattgttttCTCATTCCCTAAGCTGTGCCATACCTCTCATTCCATACCCATTTTTGGGTTTGTTCATAGCTTGGAATTCAAAGCAtattttcatcttctaaaaGATGAAATCTTGAAGGTAAGAGGCCCTTGATTCATTCCCTAGTATGATTTACACTTGGGTTTTGAATTTCATAATTTATCTTACATTTATGTTTCGGTTTTTCATGATTTATCTCACATTTAAGTAAAAAGGGACTCAGTCCTTACAGTTCATATAAAAAGGAAGTTAAGTTAAAGTATGAGGGGTTACCATCACCCCATCATAGAAGTTACACTATTACCATCACTCTATCATAAAATTTACATTGTACCCGAAGGTACCTTGTCTAAAGGTTAACTCAAATAAATGTTCCCACATGGGACCCATCATCAAAACATATAAACTATAAGCCATCACCAAAAGAATCGAACTAATAAGGGACTACTAAACATCAGCCTCTCCCTTCTCGGTAGTGCTCGTTTCCTTAGCCTCCCCATCAATACCTggatgtttaaaacataaatataaagtaaatctaatacTCATTAAGCAGTACACCATGATGTTAATAACTTACTAAgcatataatattttcttttgaaaacatgcatacataaacaTTTGTTGATTCTGACAATGCTTTCATGCATAAACTTTTAAGAattactttcatgcataacatttACTTTCATATTTCACTTTCCTTTGGCTGGTACGCTATTACACcctgtgtgttggggttagcagtCCTTCGGACCTGGACTCTGCCAAcggccacaggttaggaatcCCTTTCAATCAGGgggtagcactgggtgcactaccagtactatttacccgacattgcaatctgcccagtcctttggtaccttttCCGTTCATATGGCTACAttaactttcatttcatttctttctttgcaGTCACACGTTTTCATTATCTTCTCTTAGTTCGATGCATATGcgtttattttggaaaaaaagcatttcatgtcatgcttacatataagtAAGGCATTAGTTATTTAAGGTTGGGTTtgagtgttgagaagtgttgaggtatATTGTAAATggtagtgaaaaagtaataataaaatattgaatagtagtaaaaagtaatgaataaaattaaaaagtaggtgaaaagtaataataaaataatgaatagtagtgaagagTGTTGAGAATGTTTCAACACCCAAACCGGCCCTGAGAACATGTATGAAATCTCATGACCTAGAACCTACGTGCATGCATttccatatacacatacataattataatcGATAGGGTGCTTAAcagggctaccaagaaaggcttgtacataatatagatttatttatcatttctttagaagaacatttacaataagagagagagagacattctTTCATGAGAGAACTTTGTATAAGAGTATGGTGAAGCTACTTACCTCGGTATCTCCAACGTCAATAAGTCCTATTCCAATTAAATAATAAGCATGTTAatactcatccaacatcctttaggCCTCCCTTTAAACGAGAAagccaaaatattataaatctaacgtcCATTTCTATCCTTAACgttacctcaaataattaaccTCGTCTAAcccttacaagagtaacataattaatactaaaGCATGCTAGCTGTCCAAAAAGGACACTTGGGTATTTTATACGGGAAGGTAGTTGAAAACTCATGGGCTTAGGCATCAACATAGGGCagttataaaatttttctacttATTGGACAGCTGACACACACTAGCACTTTTGCACAATTAACATCCTAAACCCGAACCAACCATGCTAAAATCTAATCATACcaacaatatttaaatagtttagaGAACATATCCCATTAAATTTAGAGTAGCATAAAGTATAGCAAAATTACCCATTAAGCAACATTAAAACCTTTAAACACTTAAGCTTATGCTTTACCCACTTAATACCTTTAAAAAGCaagttacaaaaattacaaggaACCAAGCCAGATCTCAGCACAAAATACATggcatcaacatatatatatatatttatatatcaaaagatcAACTAACATCACTTATGACTAATCAAGTTGATTAACAAAAATACCCTTTTTGAATCATAGGAAACTACATATAAAAACTATCTCAATATTTTAGCAATATAGCATTTTCGGATATAGGTGAAATACATAGCAAAACTCCCTTAATAAATTTCAGTTTGGTCAAAAcagaacatatataattaattgcaaCATAGAGATTTAACTACAAGCAAGATACAGGCTAAAAGCAGTTCAGTTATCCTCCAAAAATAAAGCTAAAATCAAGGGTTCGAGTTAGGGTTTTCTTACTTCTAATGAATCCCTTCCAAAGCACGAAAATGATGAAGAGAATAGGTGATTTCGGCCTAGTGGACTAGAGAAAACACTAACCCTTGGCTGGAAACCCAAAACCGAAACATAGATGTGAGATAAATCATGAAATTCGAAACCCACGTGTAAATCATACTAGGGAATGAATCAATGGCCTCTTACCTTCAAGATTTCATCTTTTagtaaatgaaaataagatttGAATTCCAAGCTATGAACAAACCCGAAAATGGGTATGGAAGGAGAGGTATGGCACTGCTtggggaaggagaaaataatttctttctttccttgggGTCGCACGGCTTGAAGAAGTGGAGAGAAAGCTTTGGTTATTCTTGAGTTTgaagatgaaaagaagaagagaggaagaaggagaagacgTCGGCTTGGGGAGGAAGAAAGAGATGCGTTATTCTTTGGCTTATGACAGACGGAaaggggaaaggaaaaagagttaagTCTTGGTCAAAGCTTACATTGAAAGTTTGGTGAAATGGACGGCTTAGAGTTAATGTAAGGAGATATTTACTTGACCTACCAATCAAATGGTGGAAATCAATTGGgctatttcttaaaaataataatttgaggactttaatagaaaaatattgtagTCTTAAAATCATacacttaatttattttaataacccacaaataaaaaaacacatccatcttaattattcttaaaaatatttaacctaaagaattaataaaatgacgCAAGGACCTACATAGTAAGACTCGAGTATTACACAAAGTGCAAGCTTGTGCTTGGTTGAAGTGAAGTGcgcatttaaaataaaaatttataagacCAAAGTATTcagaaaatgcataaaaattttcaattttaaacaaTACTGTATGCAGCAAGACAATCAAATGAACTAATTATGTAAAAGTTAAATATAGAATT
The genomic region above belongs to Carya illinoinensis cultivar Pawnee chromosome 4, C.illinoinensisPawnee_v1, whole genome shotgun sequence and contains:
- the LOC122307555 gene encoding transcription factor GTE4-like; this translates as MASGPIVGDEDGARERRRYAESKVYTRKSFKGLKKNITNTDSVATNTGTTGKDDNVNNGDSKNEKDRDNNDKNESKELAGPPELAVLASEDGNSAQKQLISRLDAVSHESPSLNRQEEQVVAVPGTRDEPMGNESEKPVLDNRVKIRLASRSKQEMRELRRKLQSDLEMVRSLVKRIEVKQAQIGRYIHSHMSANDGINNVGSGAKRVHSEAASIDVGVPREVNRPLHPLSMSVLDNSQGLSENVEKEKRTPKANQFYRNSEFLLAKDKFPPAESNKKSKSIGKKQGGGELGHGFWMGTKFYKSCSSLLEKLMKHKHGWVFNAPVDVKALGLHDYFSIVKHPMDLGTVKSKLNKNWYKSPKEFAEDVRLTFHNAMTYNPKGQDVHLMAEQLLKMFEERWAIIESDYTREMRYAMDYGAGLPTPTSRNASQFPPPPLDLRRILDRSDSMTIDPKLKPMSTTPLARTPAPKKPKAKDPHKRDMTYDEKQKLSTNLQNLPSEKLDAIVQIIKKRNSTLCQDDDEIEVDIDSVDTETLWELDRFVTNYKKSLSKHKRKAELASQARAQAEQNVQEKIQAPVVAEVPKENTADERNVPTMSPVQGVKRVDNGSRSSSSSSSSSDSGSSSSDSDSDTSSASGSDVGSPRT